The Anaerobranca gottschalkii DSM 13577 DNA window GCTTTTCCAATACCAATAATTGATTTTAGCAAAGAAAAGGAGATAGAAGGGCTAGTTAATTTAATTTTGCAAGAGGATAAAGAAGAAATTCTAAATAACTTATATCAAGAACTTGATGAAGAGGTTTGTAAATTATTCTGTTTAAGTAAAAAAGAAATAATATGTTTAATAAAATAAAGAGCTCGTTTTATGAGCTCTCAGATTGAAAAGAATCCCTTTGTCCTTATCCTAACATTGCTTTTAAATCTTCTTGAGGATCTCCCGTTAATTTAAGGTTAAAGGTTTCTTGCAGAACCTTTAGCACTCCTGGAGAAATAAATTCTGGTGGTTTAGGACCAATATAGATGTTTTGTACACCTAAACTAAAGAGACCTAAAAGAATTGCTACAGCCTTTTGCTCAAACCAAGAAAGAACAATACTTAATGGTAGTTCATTAACTGAGCAGTTAAAGGCTTCTGCCAATGCTAAAGCGATTTTCACAGCAGAGCCGGAGTTGTTACACTGGCCTAAATCAATATATCTAGGAATACCATCAATGGTACCAAAATCGATATCATTAAACCTAAATTTACCACAAGATGTTGTTAAAATTACACAATCCTTAGGTAATGATTGGGCTAGTTGGCGGTAATACTCTCCCCCTTTACCGGGAGCATCACAACCGGCAATGACAAAGAATCTTCTAATTTTACCCTCTTTAACAGCACTAATGATTTCAGGAGCTAATTTTAAAACATTTTCATGGTGATAACCTGTTATTAGTGTTTTATCAGAATCAATATTAGCTTCAGGTAGCTCCAAAGCCTTGTTAATTAGAGGAGTAAAATCATTATTGATAATTTTTGTTACCCCCTCCAAACCAGCGACACCGTATGAAAACATCCTATGGCCGTAGGACCCTTTTATTGGCATTACACAATTAGTGGTTGCTAAGATGGCACCGGGAAACTCTTCAAATACCTTTCTTTGATCATACCAAGCTTTACCGATATTACCTTTTAGGTGGCTATATTTTTTAAGCTGAGGATAGCCGTGGGCTGGCAGCATTTCAGAGTGGGTATAAATATTAATACCTTTTCCTTCAGTTTGTTTAAGAAGTTCTTCTAAAGCAAAGAGGTTATGACCTGTTACAATAATAGCTTTACCTTCAATTTTATCGGCAGAAACCACTACAGGCTGAGGAATTCCCAATCTATCGGTATGGGCTTTATCTAGAACCTCCATTATTTTAACTGTAGCTTGTCCTACTTTCATCGCCATTTGAATGTGTTCTTCTAAGTTAAAATTAGAATTTGTTAATGTTAAGTACAGTGCTTCATGGGTTAATTTATCAACTTCTTCACTAGAAGCACCTAATTCTCTAGCATGGGTAGCATAGGCGGCAATACCCTTTAATCCTAAAATTATTGTATCTTGCAAACTGGAAATTTCAGAATTTTTACCACAAACACCTATAGGACCAGTACAGCCCCCTTTCTTAGTTTGCTCGCATTGGTTACAAAACATTTCCATAAACTACTACCTCCTTAATATATATTATGTATATCATAATAATCTAGAATATAATAAAAATCTGTGATATAAATCATATTGGAAGGAAAAAATTAAAAAATAAAAGGTTTTAGACTTATAAATGTAGAATTATTTACTCAGAAAAAATTAAAAACAAGACGGGGTGAAAAGCTTTGATTAAAAGTCTCATTGTAGCGGCTTATGTAA harbors:
- the hcp gene encoding hydroxylamine reductase, whose translation is MFCNQCEQTKKGGCTGPIGVCGKNSEISSLQDTIILGLKGIAAYATHARELGASSEEVDKLTHEALYLTLTNSNFNLEEHIQMAMKVGQATVKIMEVLDKAHTDRLGIPQPVVVSADKIEGKAIIVTGHNLFALEELLKQTEGKGINIYTHSEMLPAHGYPQLKKYSHLKGNIGKAWYDQRKVFEEFPGAILATTNCVMPIKGSYGHRMFSYGVAGLEGVTKIINNDFTPLINKALELPEANIDSDKTLITGYHHENVLKLAPEIISAVKEGKIRRFFVIAGCDAPGKGGEYYRQLAQSLPKDCVILTTSCGKFRFNDIDFGTIDGIPRYIDLGQCNNSGSAVKIALALAEAFNCSVNELPLSIVLSWFEQKAVAILLGLFSLGVQNIYIGPKPPEFISPGVLKVLQETFNLKLTGDPQEDLKAMLG